The following coding sequences are from one Oryzisolibacter sp. LB2S window:
- a CDS encoding hemin uptake protein HemP: protein MFNTAAHHSAVSAQTGGLALDSRNLLRGNKTVTIVHNGASYRLQATKLGKLILTK from the coding sequence ATGTTCAACACCGCAGCCCATCACAGTGCGGTATCGGCTCAGACGGGTGGCCTGGCACTCGACAGCCGCAACCTGCTGCGCGGCAACAAGACAGTGACCATCGTGCACAACGGCGCCAGCTACCGGCTGCAGGCCACCAAGCTCGGCAAGCTGATCCTGACCAAATAG
- a CDS encoding heme-binding protein: protein MKTKPELELADVKLIAAAAEAEALKNRWAVTIAIVDDGGHLLWLQRLDGAPAVSAHIAPAKAHTAALGRRESKGYEDVINGGRTSFLSAPALQGMLEGGVPILKDGQCLGAVGVSGVKSNEDAQIARAGIAAIGL from the coding sequence ATGAAAACCAAACCCGAGCTTGAACTGGCCGACGTGAAGCTGATCGCCGCCGCCGCCGAGGCCGAGGCGCTGAAGAACCGATGGGCCGTGACCATTGCCATCGTCGATGACGGCGGCCACCTGCTGTGGCTGCAGCGCCTCGATGGCGCGCCGGCCGTCTCCGCCCATATCGCGCCCGCCAAGGCCCATACCGCGGCCCTGGGGCGGCGTGAGAGCAAGGGCTACGAGGATGTCATCAACGGCGGCCGCACCTCGTTCCTGAGTGCGCCCGCGCTGCAGGGCATGCTCGAGGGCGGCGTGCCCATCCTCAAGGATGGCCAGTGCCTGGGTGCCGTGGGCGTGAGCGGCGTGAAGTCCAACGAGGACGCGCAGATCGCCCGAGCAGGCATCGCGGCCATCGGACTGTGA
- the dsrO gene encoding sulfate reduction electron transfer complex DsrMKJOP subunit DsrO, producing the protein MANTPQPNPRASSPQADKRGFLKELIGMATAFGLATTATPAAALPGDQPARRPGMTGKRWGMLVDIRKCIGCQACTVSCSVENQPPIGQFRTTVLQYEVDRPNQAPAMVSLPRLCNHCEEPPCVPVCPVQATFQREDGIVLVDNERCVGCGYCVQACPYDARFINHETQTADKCTFCEHRLEAGLLPACVESCVGGARVIGDLHDPHSEINRRMAEHNRTHPGEIKVLKPGMKTAPRVFYIGLPDEFVNGVDGQASVRLVSDH; encoded by the coding sequence ATGGCAAATACTCCTCAACCCAATCCCCGGGCGTCGTCACCACAGGCCGACAAGCGCGGCTTTCTCAAGGAACTCATCGGCATGGCCACGGCCTTTGGTCTGGCCACCACCGCCACCCCGGCCGCCGCCCTGCCCGGCGACCAGCCCGCACGCCGGCCCGGCATGACCGGCAAGCGCTGGGGCATGCTGGTGGACATTCGCAAATGCATCGGCTGCCAGGCCTGCACCGTGAGCTGCTCGGTCGAGAACCAGCCGCCCATAGGCCAGTTCCGCACCACGGTGCTGCAGTACGAGGTCGATCGCCCCAACCAGGCCCCGGCCATGGTCAGCCTGCCGCGCCTGTGCAACCACTGCGAGGAGCCGCCCTGCGTGCCCGTCTGCCCGGTGCAGGCGACGTTCCAGCGCGAGGACGGCATCGTGCTGGTGGACAACGAGCGCTGCGTGGGCTGCGGCTACTGCGTGCAGGCCTGCCCGTATGACGCGCGCTTTATCAACCACGAAACGCAGACCGCCGACAAATGCACCTTCTGCGAGCACCGGCTTGAGGCCGGCCTGCTGCCCGCCTGCGTCGAGAGCTGCGTGGGCGGCGCGCGCGTGATCGGCGACCTTCATGATCCGCACAGCGAAATCAACCGTCGCATGGCCGAGCACAACCGGACGCACCCGGGCGAGATCAAGGTGCTCAAGCCCGGCATGAAAACCGCGCCGCGCGTGTTCTACATCGGCCTGCCCGATGAGTTTGTCAACGGCGTCGACGGCCAGGCCAGCGTGCGCCTGGTGTCCGACCACTGA
- a CDS encoding 2'-5' RNA ligase family protein — translation MHIPRDIPRPPAGPMQGQEGALVHHLFFALLPDADCVRQATALGESLIARHALQARVRGERLHVTLMSLGWEPALSDQRLAWARAAAASVRAQPFGLRLDRARSFARAPGLRLDRARSFARAPGLRRPCVLCGSDAVHAGFFALHAALHAALWPQGAVPHVTPHMTLCYSRQAVPEQAVTPLCWTVRSFALLHNRRGSPGPYELLGEWPLAAASQ, via the coding sequence ATGCATATTCCTCGCGATATTCCACGGCCGCCGGCGGGCCCGATGCAGGGCCAGGAGGGCGCGCTCGTGCACCATCTGTTCTTTGCCCTGCTGCCGGATGCCGATTGCGTGCGCCAGGCGACGGCCCTGGGCGAGTCGCTGATTGCGCGCCACGCGCTGCAGGCCCGGGTGCGCGGCGAGCGCCTGCATGTCACGCTGATGTCGCTCGGTTGGGAGCCCGCCCTGTCGGACCAGCGGCTGGCCTGGGCACGCGCGGCCGCGGCGAGCGTGCGGGCGCAGCCCTTTGGGCTGCGGCTGGACCGGGCGCGGAGCTTTGCGCGCGCGCCGGGGCTGCGGCTGGACCGGGCGCGGAGCTTTGCGCGCGCGCCGGGGCTGCGGCGCCCCTGCGTGCTCTGCGGGTCTGATGCCGTGCATGCGGGCTTTTTCGCCCTTCATGCCGCGCTGCACGCGGCCCTGTGGCCGCAGGGCGCGGTGCCTCATGTCACGCCGCACATGACGCTGTGCTACAGCCGCCAGGCCGTACCGGAGCAGGCCGTCACGCCGCTGTGCTGGACGGTGCGCAGCTTCGCGCTGCTGCACAACCGGCGCGGCTCGCCCGGGCCCTATGAGCTGCTCGGCGAATGGCCCCTGGCGGCCGCTTCGCAATAA
- a CDS encoding (2Fe-2S)-binding protein translates to MIVCVCRRVSDREIARHARAGMSFDEIQFELGVATQCGRCEDCARDVVAQCCSSAPMAALRKEGTSDGAAASMASPQGVSCSCSQASLQA, encoded by the coding sequence ATGATCGTCTGTGTCTGCCGCCGTGTTTCCGACCGCGAGATTGCACGCCATGCGCGCGCGGGAATGAGCTTTGATGAAATCCAGTTCGAGCTTGGCGTGGCAACCCAATGCGGACGCTGTGAGGATTGCGCGCGCGACGTCGTCGCGCAATGCTGCTCCAGCGCGCCGATGGCGGCCCTGCGCAAGGAAGGCACATCTGACGGCGCGGCTGCGTCCATGGCTTCACCCCAAGGTGTGTCATGCTCCTGCTCGCAAGCCTCGCTGCAAGCCTGA
- a CDS encoding biopolymer transporter ExbD has protein sequence MAFGTQDDADEVMNEINMTPLVDVMLVLLIIFIITVPVMKHAVPVDLPRASNEREVIKPETIRLSVTADGKYHWNETSISDEELEPRLQAEARKDPQPDLHIRGDKDVRYERVAQAMSAAQRAGVRKIGFVTDPSQ, from the coding sequence ATGGCCTTCGGTACCCAGGACGACGCCGATGAGGTGATGAACGAGATCAACATGACGCCCCTGGTGGACGTCATGCTGGTGCTGCTCATCATCTTCATCATCACCGTGCCCGTGATGAAGCATGCCGTACCCGTGGACCTGCCGCGCGCGTCCAACGAGCGCGAGGTCATCAAGCCCGAAACCATACGCCTGTCGGTGACGGCGGACGGCAAGTACCACTGGAACGAGACCAGCATCAGCGACGAGGAGCTGGAGCCGCGTCTGCAGGCCGAGGCGCGCAAGGATCCGCAGCCCGATCTGCATATCCGCGGCGACAAGGACGTGCGCTATGAGCGCGTGGCCCAGGCCATGTCCGCGGCGCAGCGCGCCGGCGTGCGCAAGATCGGCTTTGTGACCGACCCGTCGCAATAG
- a CDS encoding MotA/TolQ/ExbB proton channel family protein, with product MESHFGIANVWIQGDLVTRAVAVLLLAMSLASWIVILIKALDIIRYKKHARQARDFWHSEDFAAGLTKLGSDPSNPFRHLALEGREATAHHRNTQAHLHDSLDVSDWVTRCLRNCIDEFTARLQSGLAILASVGSTAPFIGLFGTVWGIYHALVAIGASGQSTIDKVAGPIGEALIMTALGLAVAIPAVLGYNALVRGNKSILSSLNSFAHDLHAYFVTGARVTVHGDGAAKVLPIKKG from the coding sequence ATGGAATCGCACTTCGGCATCGCCAACGTCTGGATACAAGGCGACCTCGTCACACGTGCCGTCGCGGTGCTGCTGCTGGCCATGTCGCTGGCATCGTGGATCGTCATCCTCATCAAGGCACTGGACATCATCAGGTACAAGAAGCACGCACGCCAGGCGCGTGACTTCTGGCACAGCGAGGACTTCGCGGCCGGCCTGACCAAGCTTGGATCAGACCCCTCCAACCCCTTCCGCCATCTTGCGCTCGAAGGCCGCGAGGCGACCGCACACCACCGCAACACCCAGGCCCATCTGCACGACAGCCTGGATGTGAGCGACTGGGTCACGCGCTGCCTGCGCAACTGCATCGATGAATTCACCGCCCGCCTGCAATCGGGTCTTGCCATCCTGGCATCGGTGGGCTCCACGGCCCCGTTCATCGGCCTGTTCGGCACCGTCTGGGGCATCTACCACGCGCTCGTGGCCATCGGCGCCTCCGGCCAGTCCACCATCGACAAGGTGGCCGGCCCGATTGGCGAGGCACTGATCATGACCGCCCTGGGCCTGGCCGTGGCCATCCCCGCCGTGCTGGGCTACAACGCCCTGGTGCGCGGCAACAAGTCCATCCTCAGCAGCCTCAACAGCTTTGCCCATGACCTGCATGCCTACTTCGTGACCGGCGCCCGCGTCACCGTGCACGGCGACGGCGCGGCCAAGGTGCTGCCCATCAAGAAAGGCTGA
- the rlmD gene encoding 23S rRNA (uracil(1939)-C(5))-methyltransferase RlmD — protein MSDPTTATPLPPEPTHDLPPGWLEVTSMDMDAQGVARRSDGKVVFIDGALPTELVSANTHRKKNNWEQASLTAIHRESSQRVRPGCPHFGLHAGACGGCKMQHLDAGAQVAMKQRVLEDNLWHLAKVRAETILRPIAGPAWGYRYRARLSVRYVPKKGTVLVGFHERKSRYIADMQTCKILPPHVDAMLMPLRALIQDMQARDICPQIELACGDEVTALVLRHLEPLSDGDKQRLRDFAAQHGVQWWLQPKGPDTVHLLDEGGAQLAYGLPDFGITMPFKPTDFTQVNPHINRVLVTRALRLLDARKSERVIDWFCGLGNFTLPIATQAREVLGVEGSEALVARSRENYVKNQAQRQEGQALAATNFVARNLFEMTPETLIADGMADKWLVDPPREGAFALSKALADIHQARLGAPEAPPLPAGHEAWQPPRRIVYVSCNPATLARDAGLLVHQAGYRCSAAGVVNMFPHTAHVESMAVFERAD, from the coding sequence ATGAGCGACCCCACAACAGCAACCCCACTGCCCCCCGAACCCACGCACGACCTGCCGCCCGGCTGGCTTGAAGTCACCTCCATGGACATGGACGCCCAGGGCGTCGCCCGCAGGAGCGACGGCAAGGTCGTGTTCATCGACGGCGCACTGCCCACCGAGCTGGTCAGCGCCAACACCCACCGCAAGAAGAACAACTGGGAGCAGGCGAGCCTGACCGCCATCCACCGCGAATCGAGCCAGCGCGTGCGGCCCGGCTGCCCGCATTTCGGCCTGCACGCGGGCGCCTGCGGCGGCTGCAAGATGCAGCATCTCGATGCCGGCGCCCAGGTGGCCATGAAGCAGCGCGTGCTCGAGGACAACCTCTGGCATCTGGCCAAGGTCAGGGCCGAGACCATTCTGCGCCCCATCGCCGGCCCCGCCTGGGGCTACCGCTATCGCGCGCGCCTGTCGGTGCGCTACGTGCCCAAGAAGGGCACGGTGCTCGTCGGCTTTCACGAGCGCAAGAGCCGCTACATCGCCGACATGCAGACCTGCAAGATCCTGCCGCCGCATGTGGACGCCATGCTCATGCCGTTGCGCGCGCTCATCCAGGACATGCAGGCGCGCGACATCTGCCCGCAGATCGAGCTGGCCTGCGGCGACGAGGTCACGGCCCTGGTGCTGCGCCACCTGGAGCCGCTGTCCGACGGCGACAAGCAAAGGCTGCGCGACTTCGCCGCCCAACATGGCGTGCAATGGTGGCTGCAGCCCAAGGGGCCGGACACGGTGCACCTGCTCGACGAGGGCGGCGCGCAGCTCGCCTACGGGCTGCCGGACTTTGGCATCACCATGCCCTTCAAGCCCACGGACTTCACCCAGGTGAACCCGCACATCAACCGCGTGCTGGTCACGCGCGCGCTGCGCCTGCTCGATGCGCGCAAGAGCGAGCGCGTGATCGACTGGTTCTGCGGCCTGGGCAACTTCACCCTGCCCATCGCCACCCAGGCGCGCGAGGTGCTGGGCGTGGAGGGCAGCGAGGCGCTGGTCGCCCGCTCACGCGAAAACTATGTAAAAAATCAGGCTCAAAGGCAGGAAGGGCAAGCGCTGGCTGCTACCAATTTTGTTGCACGCAACCTGTTCGAGATGACGCCCGAGACGCTGATTGCCGACGGCATGGCCGACAAATGGCTGGTCGACCCGCCGCGCGAGGGCGCGTTCGCCCTGTCCAAGGCCCTGGCCGACATCCACCAGGCGCGCCTGGGCGCACCCGAGGCGCCGCCGCTGCCCGCCGGCCATGAGGCCTGGCAGCCGCCCAGGCGCATCGTCTACGTGAGCTGCAACCCCGCCACCCTGGCGCGCGACGCCGGCCTGCTGGTGCACCAGGCGGGCTACCGTTGCAGCGCGGCGGGCGTGGTCAACATGTTCCCGCACACGGCGCATGTGGAGAGCATGGCGGTGTTCGAGCGGGCGGATTGA
- a CDS encoding TonB family protein has product MSFSDRYDAPRGLSRNSVIVLSVIALHVAVGWALQSGLARKAVEVIIPAQVLSEFLTPEPPAPPAPPAPPAPPPPKPTPPTPRPAPPKPAPKKPTPAPLPAAIADPTPAPAAPLGAIEPQPAAKPVESAPVIAAAPAAPPAPAIVQPSSDASHLNNPKPVYPAVSKRLGEQGKVVLRVLIGTDGLPQKVEIKQSSGFERLDRQAVDTVSRWRFVPGTRNGVPEAMWYLQPINFVLQH; this is encoded by the coding sequence ATGTCTTTCTCCGATCGCTATGACGCACCGCGCGGCCTGAGCCGCAATTCCGTGATCGTGTTGTCCGTCATAGCGCTGCATGTGGCGGTAGGCTGGGCCCTGCAGTCTGGTCTGGCGCGCAAGGCCGTGGAGGTCATCATCCCGGCACAGGTCCTGAGCGAATTTCTCACGCCCGAGCCACCGGCGCCGCCCGCGCCCCCCGCTCCACCGGCTCCGCCGCCCCCGAAGCCCACTCCGCCCACACCGCGGCCGGCGCCGCCCAAGCCCGCACCCAAGAAGCCCACGCCGGCGCCCTTGCCCGCGGCGATCGCGGATCCCACACCCGCGCCCGCCGCGCCCCTGGGCGCCATCGAGCCGCAGCCGGCTGCCAAGCCCGTGGAAAGCGCACCCGTCATCGCTGCCGCACCCGCGGCGCCACCGGCACCCGCCATCGTCCAGCCCAGCAGCGACGCCAGCCACCTGAACAACCCCAAGCCCGTCTATCCGGCCGTCAGCAAGCGCCTGGGCGAACAGGGCAAGGTCGTGCTGCGCGTGCTCATCGGCACCGACGGGTTGCCGCAAAAGGTCGAGATCAAACAGTCCAGTGGCTTCGAGCGCCTGGATCGTCAGGCGGTCGATACCGTCTCGCGCTGGCGCTTCGTGCCCGGCACGCGCAACGGCGTGCCCGAGGCCATGTGGTACCTGCAACCCATCAATTTCGTTCTCCAACACTAG
- the nrfD gene encoding NrfD/PsrC family molybdoenzyme membrane anchor subunit produces the protein MQIIELLTPAYEAAWLPWAVQYFFLAGVATGAALLGAACAFAPQGSRLARLTPVVIFTLAIAAIAAPVSLLADLHQPGRFWHFYAHFTPWSWMSIGSLLLPAFVTLSLALCASWWLGRSGWMRLIAPLLVLSALTIVVYTGAEVMVVRARPLWNTAWLPINLALTGWLAAAGVMFIVERFLPPALRPQDDALQLLRTVALALAGALALATVSWAALGMATGAPSVMAAARLWGDFPVWRWGMVLSALGGIAVLAVLLAGRTRIACPYYRIVLGLLLAGSAWAFRWALFMSVQGVPKFGAGLYLYTMPLGGDGLLGIVGVAGLCVALVALASWALELFPARQTRPATV, from the coding sequence ATGCAGATCATCGAACTCCTGACCCCCGCCTACGAAGCCGCCTGGCTGCCCTGGGCCGTGCAGTATTTCTTTCTGGCCGGCGTGGCCACGGGCGCCGCGCTGCTGGGCGCGGCCTGCGCGTTTGCGCCGCAGGGCAGCCGCCTGGCGCGGCTCACCCCGGTGGTGATATTTACGCTGGCCATTGCCGCCATTGCCGCGCCCGTGTCGCTGCTGGCCGACCTGCACCAACCGGGGCGTTTCTGGCACTTTTACGCCCACTTCACGCCCTGGTCGTGGATGTCGATCGGCTCTCTGCTGCTGCCCGCCTTCGTCACACTGTCCCTGGCCCTGTGCGCGAGCTGGTGGCTGGGGCGATCGGGCTGGATGCGGCTGATTGCCCCGCTGCTCGTGCTGTCGGCGCTCACCATCGTGGTCTATACCGGGGCCGAGGTCATGGTCGTGCGCGCCCGCCCACTGTGGAACACGGCCTGGCTGCCGATCAACCTGGCGCTCACCGGGTGGCTGGCCGCCGCCGGCGTGATGTTCATCGTCGAGCGCTTTTTGCCCCCTGCCCTGCGCCCGCAGGACGACGCGCTGCAGCTCTTGCGCACCGTCGCGCTCGCCCTGGCCGGGGCATTGGCCTTGGCGACAGTGAGCTGGGCCGCACTGGGGATGGCCACAGGTGCGCCCTCGGTCATGGCCGCGGCACGCCTGTGGGGGGACTTTCCGGTCTGGCGCTGGGGCATGGTGCTCTCCGCCCTGGGCGGTATCGCGGTGCTGGCCGTGCTGCTGGCGGGCAGGACGCGCATCGCCTGCCCCTACTACCGCATCGTGCTTGGCCTCTTGCTGGCGGGCAGCGCCTGGGCCTTCCGCTGGGCGCTGTTCATGAGTGTGCAGGGCGTGCCCAAGTTTGGCGCCGGGCTGTACCTCTACACCATGCCGCTGGGCGGCGACGGGCTGCTGGGCATCGTCGGCGTGGCCGGTCTGTGCGTGGCCCTGGTGGCGCTGGCCAGCTGGGCGCTGGAGCTGTTTCCGGCACGCCAGACCAGGCCCGCCACCGTATGA
- a CDS encoding tetrathionate reductase subunit A — MTDKKHPEQTPNTQRRRLLLRGGAVAGGLTAFAAGYGEVLVKGAKGLVTGSAGQAPAHGTRGNSLTPEFRIDPATGQLSPQPGQIVSPSSCLGCWTQCGVRVRIDTENDEIIRIAGNPYHPLATTHHAPMEMPVREVWAQLGGDNGLEGRATSCARGSAMLAHQKAAHRVLTPLKRVGPRGSGEWQSISLEQLVQEVCQGGDLFGEGYVDGLAAIRDTQTLIDPDNPEYGPKSNQLLFTDASNEGRTPLIRRFVGPAFGSVNFANHGAYCGQTYRVGTAAALGNIPGMPHGKPDWKNSRFGLFLGTAPAQAGNPFQRMGRELAEARSREENTYRYVVVSPVLPTSSSLAAGDNNRWMPIKPATDLALAMALIRWIIDHERYDAKFLSQPGPSAMAAAGEAAWSNATHLLINDAKHPRYGQFLRGADIGLPLPAPVDDKTPAEDVYVVQLADGSLAAHTVAQAAELRVEREVTPVGSDAPVAVCTAFMKLRAEAQRQTLQEYSDLCGVPLKDIEDLAREFTSHGKQAVANSHGGTMSGAGFYTAYAIAMLNNLIGNLNVKGGWVLDAGPFGPFGPGPRYNFAQFPGSVKPTGVSLSRTRFPYEKTSEFKRKKEAGQNPYPAKAPWYPAPGNMSSEMLAAGLLGYPYPVKAWINHMSNPVYAIAGFNNVLADAIKDPKKLPLFISVDPFINETSALADYIVPDTVTYESWGIGAPWADVIAKSSTVRWPVVQPATAQTADGQPVNLESFLFALAKQLKLPGFGAGAMSTKDGDPLDLHDARDLYIRAIANIAYQAGKPVGEASDDDIELTGVKRWMGDLAQRLQPEEVRRVAMVMTRGGRFDKIEDAWAGEHIKAAYKFPVQLWHEGLAKMRHSMTGERLSGCPTWQPPRFADGSAMRDHFPEKDWPLTMSSYKSNLMSSMSIAADRLRQVHPHNPISLHRDDAQALGIANGDRIEVTSPGASIQGVALVRQGIAKGAIAIEYGYGHKQLGAVAHVIDGKPTAHNPQHGNGVNLNLLGFADPTRPARDNVWVETVSGAVVRQGLPVRVRRL, encoded by the coding sequence ATGACAGACAAGAAACACCCCGAACAAACCCCCAACACCCAGCGCCGGCGCCTGCTGCTGCGCGGCGGCGCCGTCGCCGGGGGCCTGACGGCCTTTGCCGCCGGCTATGGCGAGGTGCTGGTCAAAGGCGCCAAGGGCCTGGTCACCGGCAGCGCCGGCCAGGCCCCGGCGCATGGCACGCGCGGCAACTCGCTCACGCCCGAGTTCCGCATCGACCCGGCCACCGGCCAACTCAGCCCCCAGCCGGGCCAGATCGTCAGCCCCAGCAGCTGCTTGGGCTGCTGGACGCAGTGCGGCGTGCGCGTGCGCATCGACACCGAGAACGACGAGATCATCCGCATCGCCGGCAACCCCTACCACCCGCTGGCCACCACCCACCACGCGCCCATGGAGATGCCGGTGCGCGAGGTCTGGGCGCAACTGGGTGGCGACAACGGCCTGGAGGGGCGCGCCACCAGCTGCGCGCGCGGCTCGGCCATGCTGGCGCACCAAAAGGCCGCGCACCGCGTGCTGACGCCATTGAAGCGCGTCGGCCCGCGCGGCTCGGGCGAGTGGCAAAGCATCAGCCTGGAGCAGCTGGTGCAGGAGGTTTGCCAGGGCGGCGACCTGTTTGGCGAGGGCTATGTCGATGGCCTGGCCGCCATCCGCGACACGCAGACGCTGATCGACCCGGACAACCCCGAGTACGGCCCCAAGTCCAACCAGCTGCTGTTCACCGACGCCTCCAACGAGGGGCGCACGCCGCTGATCCGCCGCTTCGTCGGCCCCGCGTTTGGCTCGGTGAACTTTGCCAACCACGGCGCCTACTGCGGCCAGACCTACCGCGTGGGCACGGCGGCGGCCCTGGGCAACATCCCCGGCATGCCCCATGGCAAGCCGGACTGGAAAAACTCGCGCTTTGGCCTGTTCCTGGGCACGGCCCCGGCGCAGGCGGGCAACCCCTTCCAGCGCATGGGCCGCGAACTGGCCGAGGCGCGCTCGCGCGAAGAGAACACCTACCGCTACGTCGTCGTCTCCCCCGTGCTGCCCACGTCGTCCAGCCTCGCGGCCGGCGACAACAACCGCTGGATGCCGATCAAGCCCGCGACCGACCTGGCGCTGGCCATGGCGCTGATCCGCTGGATCATCGACCACGAGCGCTACGACGCCAAGTTCCTCTCCCAGCCCGGGCCTTCGGCCATGGCGGCGGCGGGCGAGGCAGCCTGGAGCAACGCCACCCACCTGCTCATCAACGACGCGAAGCACCCGCGCTACGGCCAGTTTTTGCGCGGCGCGGACATTGGCCTGCCGCTGCCCGCACCCGTCGATGACAAAACCCCCGCCGAAGACGTGTATGTGGTGCAACTGGCCGACGGGAGCCTGGCCGCCCACACCGTGGCCCAGGCGGCCGAGCTGCGCGTGGAGCGCGAGGTCACCCCCGTGGGCAGCGACGCGCCCGTGGCCGTGTGCACCGCCTTCATGAAGCTGCGCGCCGAGGCCCAGCGCCAAACGCTGCAGGAGTATTCCGACCTGTGCGGCGTGCCGCTCAAAGACATCGAAGACCTGGCGCGTGAGTTCACCAGCCACGGCAAGCAGGCCGTGGCCAACTCGCACGGCGGCACCATGAGCGGCGCGGGCTTCTACACCGCGTACGCGATTGCCATGCTCAACAACCTCATCGGCAACCTCAACGTCAAGGGCGGCTGGGTGCTCGACGCCGGGCCCTTCGGCCCCTTTGGCCCGGGGCCGCGCTACAACTTCGCGCAGTTCCCCGGCAGCGTCAAACCCACGGGCGTGTCCCTGTCGCGCACCCGCTTTCCCTACGAAAAGACCAGCGAGTTCAAGCGCAAGAAGGAGGCGGGCCAAAACCCCTACCCCGCCAAGGCACCCTGGTACCCCGCGCCCGGCAACATGAGCAGTGAAATGCTGGCGGCCGGCCTTTTGGGTTACCCCTACCCGGTCAAGGCCTGGATCAACCACATGAGCAACCCGGTGTACGCCATCGCGGGCTTCAACAACGTGCTGGCCGACGCGATCAAGGACCCGAAAAAGCTGCCGCTGTTCATCTCGGTCGATCCCTTCATCAACGAGACCTCGGCCCTGGCCGACTACATCGTGCCCGACACCGTCACCTACGAGAGCTGGGGCATTGGCGCCCCCTGGGCCGACGTGATCGCCAAGAGCAGCACCGTGCGCTGGCCCGTGGTGCAGCCGGCCACCGCCCAGACCGCGGACGGCCAGCCGGTGAATCTGGAGAGCTTTTTGTTTGCCCTGGCCAAGCAGCTCAAGCTGCCCGGCTTTGGCGCGGGCGCCATGAGTACCAAGGACGGCGACCCGCTGGATCTGCACGATGCGCGTGACCTGTATATACGCGCCATCGCCAACATCGCCTACCAGGCGGGCAAGCCAGTGGGCGAGGCCAGCGACGACGATATCGAACTCACGGGCGTGAAGCGCTGGATGGGCGATCTCGCGCAGCGCCTCCAACCCGAGGAAGTGCGCCGCGTGGCCATGGTGATGACGCGCGGCGGGCGCTTCGACAAGATCGAAGACGCCTGGGCGGGCGAACACATCAAGGCCGCGTACAAATTCCCCGTGCAGCTGTGGCACGAGGGCCTGGCCAAGATGCGCCACTCCATGACCGGCGAGCGCTTGAGCGGCTGCCCCACCTGGCAGCCCCCGCGCTTTGCCGATGGCTCGGCCATGCGCGATCACTTCCCGGAGAAAGACTGGCCGCTGACCATGAGCAGCTACAAGTCCAACCTGATGAGCAGCATGTCGATTGCCGCCGACCGCCTGCGCCAGGTGCACCCGCACAACCCCATCTCCCTGCACCGCGACGACGCCCAGGCCCTGGGCATTGCCAACGGCGACCGCATCGAAGTCACCAGCCCCGGCGCCAGCATCCAGGGCGTGGCCCTGGTGCGCCAGGGCATTGCCAAGGGGGCGATTGCCATCGAATACGGCTACGGCCACAAGCAGCTGGGGGCGGTGGCCCATGTGATCGACGGCAAGCCCACGGCACACAACCCGCAGCATGGCAACGGCGTGAACCTCAACCTGCTGGGCTTTGCCGACCCCACGCGGCCCGCGCGTGACAACGTGTGGGTGGAGACGGTCTCGGGCGCCGTGGTGCGCCAGGGGCTGCCGGTGAGGGTGCGCAGGCTGTAG
- a CDS encoding Bax inhibitor-1/YccA family protein, giving the protein MNLPLTQARTAGYALSQEQRNRVLRNTYWLLALSLLPTVLGAWLGVATGITASLRGGLGLIVFLGGAFGFMYAIEKTKNSAAGVAVLLGFTFFMGLMLSRLIGMVLGFKNGSELIMTAFAGTAGVFFVMASLATVIKRDLSGMGKWLFVGALVLMVGAIVNVFVGSTAGMMAISVAAIGIFSAYMLYDLKQILDGGETNYISATLALYLDLFNVFQSLLALLGIMGGERD; this is encoded by the coding sequence ATGAACCTGCCACTCACCCAAGCCCGCACCGCGGGCTACGCACTGTCGCAGGAGCAGCGCAACCGCGTGCTGCGCAACACCTACTGGCTGCTGGCATTGAGCCTGCTGCCCACGGTGCTGGGCGCATGGCTGGGCGTGGCCACGGGCATCACCGCATCGCTGCGCGGGGGCCTGGGGCTGATCGTCTTCCTCGGCGGCGCCTTCGGCTTCATGTACGCCATCGAGAAGACCAAGAACTCCGCCGCGGGCGTGGCCGTGCTGCTGGGCTTCACCTTCTTCATGGGGCTGATGCTCTCGCGCCTGATCGGCATGGTGCTGGGCTTCAAGAACGGCAGCGAACTGATCATGACCGCCTTTGCCGGCACGGCGGGCGTGTTCTTCGTCATGGCCAGCCTGGCCACCGTGATCAAGCGCGACCTCTCGGGCATGGGCAAATGGCTGTTCGTGGGCGCGCTGGTGCTCATGGTGGGCGCCATCGTCAACGTGTTCGTCGGCTCGACGGCCGGCATGATGGCCATCTCGGTGGCCGCCATCGGCATCTTCAGCGCCTACATGCTGTATGACCTCAAGCAGATTCTGGACGGCGGCGAGACCAACTACATCAGCGCCACGCTGGCCCTGTATCTGGACCTGTTCAACGTGTTCCAGAGCCTGCTGGCCCTGCTCGGCATCATGGGCGGCGAACGCGACTGA